Within the Coffea eugenioides isolate CCC68of unplaced genomic scaffold, Ceug_1.0 ScVebR1_667;HRSCAF=1380, whole genome shotgun sequence genome, the region TAAGAAAGCTTATAGTATGGGAGTGCAAATTACTGAAGTTTTTGTTTGATCCTCCTTGTGTGGCGAATATGCTTGTGAGCCTTGAGGTGCTTGAAATTAGTGATTGCTCGGAAATGTATGGAGTTATTGGTGGGGAATTAGGAGAAGATCAGATCAGTCAGGAAGATGATGCTCAGCAACAAGATATCGTTGGAAAACATAGAGAGAGCTCTGCATTGGAAAGAAGCAACAAGCTGGAATTTGTGTTTCCCAAACTGAGCTCTTTAATTTTGATAGGCCTCCCAAATCTTTTGAGTTTCGCTGGTAGTCGCCGCGAGGAATGTGAACTCAAATTTCCCTGTCTAACACATCTGAAAATACTGCTGTGCCGGCAGTTGAAGCAATTGTGTCCAGGAAAGCTGGATGCACCAAATCTTGAGAAAGTTGAAGTGGTCGAGAATGCCATTCCTGTGGATTTAAAGGTACATTAATACATATCCCAATTCTAATTTACCATTTTAATTTTGTCCGATCACTCCACTATCCTTCAGTTTCCCTAGCTGAGAGTTGAGTATTTACGTTTTTCTTTAACTATTTTTGAGTATATATTTCACAGGATAGAAAGTTCATCTTTTTGAGGGACTCAGCGGCCTCTGATTTCTACCGAAGGAAGAAATGGGAGTTGTCGTGATGTTAAGGTGCACACTTGTCATGGGCTTGCATGCACTCTCTCCTTTTCTGTTTATTTTAGTTCGATCTCATgcatctttcatttatttatttactttttttaggGGCGGGGTGGGGGTGGGGAAGGCTTGGAGATTTGATTTTCAATGTgcatttatatgtatatattttttgagGTATATGAATGGATCAATGATATGCTTACATGGTAATTGAATCTGGTTTGACTTGTGTTCAAATGATTAGGACCCTAAACGGTTTTTTTTTTACCTAATATACATACTTAAATATACTCACTTTTGGTGAACTTTAATTTGATTTACGTTTGTGCTATCTAACATACAAATAAATAATATGTAagggaaaaaatttaaataataataataggtaAGTTGGGGCTGTGGAATTTTGTATTGTCAGTTCTCTTATCAACATCTTTGATGTagatattagttttttttttcaagccgTAAATATTAGTATGttggattaatttttttggGAGTTTCAATATCTAACCATGTAATTTTATGTTGGACATTATTCATATTTAATGTCGGATTGCAATATTCATGCCCTTTGTTTTTTTATCTGAATGTTGCAGGAGTCAAGAAGTTAAGCCAATAGTGTGGTCCGCTGCTACGGCTGTGCTTTTATGTACTTGGCAGCTGGACATGGATGAAAATCTTAGCTGTGCTAAAAGAATATTTGTGGAGCTCATAACTGTATATTTAGGGCCCAATAAACAAATCATTGATAAATGTCCTTTTAGCAAATGCCTTTGAAAAGGACAAGAACTATAAGGCATTTTCAATCCGTTTAAATTTATTCCCAGATTTCAAGAAGTTTCTTTTCAAGATTCATTAtttttaaaagtcattttttcaTGCATTGTCAATATATACATGAACAAATGTAGATGCATGTCAGATAATTGATAGTTGAGGAATTGACATGACCTACAAAAGTACAAATTGGATGTCCCAAAATGCCTATACGAGTAATTGATTCTATCCTACTTATTCTCTTCTCTTTTCCCTACTCCATAAAATACAAACCCTAATAGCGAAGCTATATGCCGTCTTAGGCCATTCATCACCGCCTTCTGCCTACTCCACACCATCGCCAATTCTCACAAGCtgattttgaccaaatttttcgAAGAATCATTTGCGAACTATTGATAATTGTATACAGAACGAGTGCAGTAGCATCAATTCGTTATTGGGGCTTTCAATTGTATACAGCTATTTGGATTGTTGGTCACCATCATAGCATTTAAGGTTTGGTAGGATGGAAGGTTACAAGTTCAAACCTTATCTCTCATCAATTGCCACTATATACGGCTTGCCACTTTAAGTGGTTTAAATCCATACGATTTTACCATATTCCGAACTCAATGAacaaaccttaggggaggtaaatataattaaatcacacaaacatatatatacatatattgaaAGCACCAAAATGATCTGGTGATTTAGTTTTATTGGTAATATTAATGACTTTCTTCTATTTTCAAACATAAATGTAATTTTAAGTATTATTGGGGCTTTTTATACCCTACCAACCTTTAAGTTTTGTTAGAAGTAGAATTCCTTATGGAAGGGAAATTGATTTGCAAAGGTTATAGGTTATAAATTAATTCACTTGACAAAATTTTGTGTTAAATTTTATTGACCAGGTATTAATTAAGGTCATATTCTTAAAAGTCTTGACAAACTTAGTGTATGTTAACCTTCTTAAACTTTTATAAATTCAATGTCTCATTGCACAAGATAGTTATACAAAAAACGTAGACATGGTTGAATTTAATTCAAGTGCATAAGAAtcatattttgtttttctttttccgtgATGTTACTGATTCCAAAAAAAATGCGTCCAAAGATTGACATTATTGACATATATCTAATCTAATTCTAGATTAATATTAATAGAATAAGTGACCCTTAATGGCTAAATTATGTTCCCAAGgtccttttccatttttttttgcggttatttattttttttaaaccaagatGCTTGGATTTTATTGCCTTAGAACAGTTCTTGAGGGGGACAGAAGCCTGACCTCAATGATACAAGACAAGTACAAGACACCTACTTACTTAAGTCGACGTCGCCGAATAGACGGGTAAGATAGTTTATCCAACCGATATTCGCCCCTAACTACACCTGGTAAATCCCTGAAATGTTCATAAATACATACCGATTCAACCAAGGCACACCCCACATTGGCTAGAACATCCGCAACCTTATTGGCCTCGCGATAGCAATGCTTAAACTGTATACTCCCCTAAGAGAACTCGCAACACTGCTCGGTTATTCATGTAACACGGCCTTCAAATTTCATCTAGGAAAATAAACTTGCTAAAGTGAATTTCCATCCTGAATAGAGTTTTGAAAATAGATTTCAGAATTAGTGAAGAACAAGAAACAAACTTTAGCTGGATAATATAGAAACTGAACATGaattggaaaacaaaatttatgtaAATTAATTTTACATGGAAGAAATAGGCACCAATTGtggagaaacaaaagaaaagggagaaaataaaaaaatgaaaaagaaagactGATTGAATAAATCACCAATATGATTTCGTAGTTTTGAGatttaggtttttttttctgATAATACCCTTACCATATACTCCAATTACAATTAATTATGATGCGATATCTTGATAAACTAATGCCGAAACAACAACTTTTGGGGGTTTTCCTGTAATatcaattttcatgttttagttTAGGAATAAAATCCTATTTACGTAAACTTTCTCCAATAGAATTAGGTTTAGAATGGAATTATGCAATTATGAAGGAAAATCATTTATTGTAAACTAGTACTAGATTCCTTTGAATTGCTCTTAGAATATAAGACAAATAGGAAAAAAATCTAATCTTTTAGGAAATAAGTTAATCTCTTGGAGATACACTAAGGGAGAGCACATTTGGAATGATTTCTATGGGTTTTTCATGTAAGGTAATATCATCTTTGAGATATATTTTGCTAGaacaaaaactttgaaatatttttcggaaatataatttcattaagacagtttttatacaaaaaaaaattaaattggaATAAATTTCAAATGTAATGACTTTTGAAAACAAAACAAGTACGAAAAGTAATTTCTTGCTACAAACTTTAGAAATTAAACAATAAGATGAAATACAATTTTCTTAAGCATAAGCTAACTAACTTCgactttttgaatgaaaaattctcaattttattaattaaaaaacaaagaaattcattctataacaaataaaaaactcaagCTCTAAGCCTCaagtaaaataaagaaattagtaagaaaaatcTCTGTACACGTCTCTCTATTCTCAGAAATTTTGGCTTGACAAATATTATAAATTGTATTTCAATCTAATTTCACAACAACTATTGGTAAACCATTCACACGCACTTGTCCAATCATTGGACAAATATTTTATCAAATTATAAGTATGAAATATAAAAGTTTATTTCTATGATTCACCACAAGTGCCACTAGCTATTAATGCAAACCGGTAGCATTTTTTTTAGTAGAAAATAGTAATACAGTCATGACAAAATCacgattcaaaaaaaaagatatttaaaaaaaaaggaccaCTCAGgtcaaattaagaaactttcgATTCCTTTTTAAAGATTCTTAAATGTGTCAATATTCATTAGGCTCAGGAAATGAAACACGATAGTAAAACCTATAAACAATCAATGcatcaaaataaaaatatgaaatagGCATTTAGCAGATTGAAGTTGGTAAGGACGTTGAGTCTAGATTGAATTTGGATAAAAATTGATACGTTATTACATCTAGTTGTACATTTTAAGCAACAAAAAAgcaacccaaaaaaaacaagTTGAAAGAAAGAATGTTTTAAGAAGAAATATCTTTTGATCTATAAGAAAGAATGGTGCACGAAAAGACTATCTTTTAATATCCTTTCTTACAAGTTGATGTATGGCttctaataaaaataaagttcagtTCTTTTGAGTGTTTAGTTTTAACA harbors:
- the LOC113758687 gene encoding uncharacterized protein LOC113758687, whose product is MLVSLEVLEISDCSEMYGVIGGELGEDQISQEDDAQQQDIVGKHRESSALERSNKLEFVFPKLSSLILIGLPNLLSFAGSRREECELKFPCLTHLKILLCRQLKQLCPGKLDAPNLEKVEVVENAIPVDLKDRKFIFLRDSAASDFYRRKKWELS